The following coding sequences are from one Rathayibacter sp. SW19 window:
- a CDS encoding MFS transporter yields the protein MSSPSPIKPRLGRDVVVLGIVAFFVMVGFGVVVPVLPVFVKSFGVGYLEIGAVVSAFALMRLVSSPFCGWLINKGGERTILAIGIGIVAVSSALVGVAQNYPQVLILRGAGGIGSAMFSVSAMTLLLGSTVPEIRGRAVGFYQGGFLIGGMAGPALGGLLALVSLRAPFFFYAGTLAVAGLIGLFMLKPASKTEADAAAEPPKPFREVLRDRRYRAACLANFAQGWAALGVRSALVPVLIVEALHYTPTWTGIAFAIAAVAQTLALGPAGTFVDKVGRKPAIIGAYSVGAVALFAVPFAGNMWLLIALLCVYGVAAAFMGTAPAASVGDAAGARSGTPVAVFSMFSDFGAIIGPIVAGWLVDVWSFQAAFGVAAALMLIASAYALRMPRAGSLRRAQPAASHPEPAITPDLQHPQSSGELQPGLPDAPDSA from the coding sequence GTGAGCAGTCCGTCCCCGATCAAGCCGCGCCTCGGCCGAGACGTGGTCGTGCTCGGCATCGTCGCCTTCTTCGTGATGGTCGGCTTCGGCGTCGTCGTGCCGGTGCTGCCCGTCTTCGTCAAGAGCTTCGGAGTCGGCTACCTCGAGATCGGCGCGGTCGTTTCGGCATTCGCGCTGATGCGTTTGGTGTCGAGCCCGTTCTGCGGCTGGCTGATCAACAAGGGCGGCGAACGCACCATTCTGGCGATCGGCATCGGCATCGTTGCGGTCTCAAGCGCCCTGGTCGGGGTTGCGCAGAATTACCCGCAGGTGCTCATTCTGCGGGGTGCAGGCGGCATCGGTTCCGCCATGTTCTCGGTGTCGGCGATGACACTCCTGCTCGGCTCAACCGTGCCGGAAATCCGCGGCCGCGCCGTCGGCTTCTACCAGGGCGGCTTTCTGATCGGAGGCATGGCCGGGCCGGCGCTCGGCGGTCTTCTGGCACTCGTGTCGTTGCGGGCGCCGTTCTTCTTCTACGCCGGAACCCTGGCGGTCGCCGGGCTGATCGGGCTGTTCATGCTGAAGCCGGCGTCCAAGACCGAAGCGGATGCCGCCGCCGAACCACCGAAACCGTTCCGTGAGGTGTTGCGCGATCGCCGCTACCGCGCCGCGTGCTTGGCCAACTTTGCGCAGGGCTGGGCCGCACTCGGTGTGCGCAGCGCCCTCGTGCCCGTGCTCATCGTCGAAGCGTTGCACTACACCCCGACCTGGACCGGCATAGCCTTCGCAATCGCCGCCGTCGCGCAAACACTCGCGCTCGGGCCGGCGGGCACGTTCGTCGACAAGGTCGGTAGAAAGCCCGCCATCATCGGGGCGTACTCCGTAGGTGCGGTCGCGCTGTTCGCTGTGCCGTTCGCCGGCAATATGTGGCTGCTGATTGCGTTGCTGTGTGTTTATGGAGTCGCCGCAGCGTTCATGGGCACGGCGCCGGCGGCATCCGTCGGCGACGCTGCCGGTGCTCGAAGCGGCACACCGGTCGCCGTGTTCTCGATGTTCTCGGATTTCGGCGCCATCATCGGCCCGATCGTCGCGGGTTGGCTCGTGGATGTCTGGTCGTTCCAGGCAGCGTTCGGCGTGGCAGCCGCGCTCATGCTCATCGCGTCTGCCTACGCACTACGGATGCCGCGCGCCGGCTCTCTCAGGCGAGCGCAGCCGGCGGCGTCGCATCCGGAACCGGCGATAACGCCGGATCTGCAGCATCCGCAGTCGTCGGGCGAGCTTCAGCCTGGGCTTCCAGACGCGCCAGATAGTGCATGA
- a CDS encoding alkaline phosphatase family protein, with protein sequence MKYLNKRFIAGAAILAVGLTVASATTAVGEPASSVQQSANPQSTVRHLNHVFIIMEENHAADGTIGDAKSMPFLNSLADTYNVATTYYGVTHTSEPNYIAATSGSNWGVNNDNGWEAGSTENGVALPANQYDHTNIVDQLEANHIPWAAYMDSMPSAGYLPDKSPDGLYVSKHNPFILYQDVRLDPARTANIKPYTDMASDLNGKNVPKYVWISPNLCNDMHGGIYSTIPGHPETPCPYSDAIGDPLDQALKAKADSFLKTAVQTIMSSKAWTGNSVIFVTADENDFDAANASIGQYASAAGCCDSPLLPAGDPEISPNWPGGVYGGGLVPMIVISRNGPTHVSDPTPYNHYSMLSTIEQGFGLSTLGFASDAAQVQPMWPLISGKH encoded by the coding sequence ATGAAATATCTCAACAAGCGATTCATCGCCGGAGCGGCGATACTCGCGGTGGGTCTTACTGTTGCATCTGCAACGACCGCGGTCGGCGAGCCGGCGAGCTCCGTCCAGCAGTCAGCGAACCCGCAAAGCACAGTGCGGCATTTGAACCACGTCTTCATCATCATGGAGGAGAACCACGCAGCCGACGGCACCATCGGCGACGCGAAGAGCATGCCGTTCCTCAACTCCCTCGCGGACACCTACAACGTCGCGACAACCTACTATGGCGTGACACACACGAGCGAGCCCAACTACATCGCTGCGACCAGTGGAAGCAACTGGGGTGTCAACAACGACAACGGCTGGGAAGCCGGTAGTACCGAGAACGGCGTCGCGCTTCCTGCCAACCAGTACGACCACACGAACATCGTCGACCAGCTGGAGGCGAACCACATTCCGTGGGCCGCGTACATGGACTCGATGCCCTCGGCGGGCTACCTGCCCGACAAGTCTCCCGACGGTTTGTACGTCAGCAAGCACAACCCGTTCATCCTGTACCAGGATGTGCGGCTCGATCCTGCGCGCACCGCGAATATCAAGCCTTACACCGACATGGCGTCCGATTTGAACGGCAAGAACGTTCCAAAGTACGTGTGGATCAGCCCCAACCTGTGCAATGACATGCACGGCGGTATCTACTCGACAATCCCCGGCCACCCAGAGACACCGTGTCCGTATTCAGACGCGATCGGCGACCCGTTGGACCAAGCGCTGAAGGCGAAGGCCGACTCGTTCCTGAAGACCGCAGTTCAAACCATCATGAGCAGCAAGGCCTGGACGGGCAACAGTGTCATCTTCGTGACTGCGGATGAAAACGACTTCGACGCGGCCAACGCATCGATCGGCCAGTACGCGAGCGCGGCTGGATGCTGCGACTCGCCGTTGCTTCCTGCCGGCGATCCCGAGATCAGCCCGAACTGGCCGGGCGGGGTCTATGGCGGCGGCCTTGTGCCGATGATCGTGATCAGCAGGAACGGGCCGACTCACGTCTCTGATCCAACTCCCTACAACCACTATTCGATGCTGTCGACGATCGAGCAGGGCTTCGGCTTGAGCACGCTGGGCTTTGCAAGTGATGCCGCACAGGTGCAGCCGATGTGGCCACTGATCTCGGGCAAGCACTGA
- a CDS encoding alkaline phosphatase family protein produces the protein MYSFARKLTTGVAAIAAVVGGMALAGPPASAAPEHPLVSASVGAQQSNSCQLANGITHVINLQFDNVHLTRDAAGIPSDLEQMPNLYNFLQQNGVVMANAHDVLVHTATNFISNQTGLYPDRTAITQSNSFNYYDSAGNTHPGVSFAYWTAPVYDYTGANADTNYNLQYTADRSNVPNSSNVNVPAPWVPYTRAGCNVGEIGMSNTVLENIATDIPTVFGVNSPQQAEATANPTKATADFVGYAVHCSAASSTCANGQTDALPDEPGGYTGYKALFGNAEIQPQISPSGPVTALNGTPITDAKGNAGFPGFDSETATNSLGYAAQMLENGVQVANVYLSDLHSDHTSASTGDLGPGSQTYEQQLSDYNTAFGQFLTRLANDGITPKNTLFAVTTDEGDHFSGSAATPAGCTGLNGNYCSYTTRSEVNVNLRGLLATQKSNTTPYAIHSDPAPALWLQGNPAPADPAVRTLARDISGLSIANPLTGATDKVATFMADPVEEKILHFVSSDAPRTPSLTLFSGEDEYIGGGAANCSLSCVYTSNGFAWNHGGIWPDMQNIWAGYVGPGISARGINTSVWTDQVDVRPTTLALTGLRDDYADDGRVLVEIAAPNALPQALRAHHNSVLQLGEAYKQLLGADGQFAEDTLAASTKGLASGSTASDGQYQATEAALAQLGSQRDQLADQIGSQLLGAAFGGKQINEQRAGAQLAQAHQLLQAAQTLASAG, from the coding sequence ATGTACAGCTTCGCGCGAAAATTGACAACGGGCGTGGCCGCGATCGCGGCCGTGGTCGGCGGGATGGCATTGGCCGGCCCACCGGCGAGTGCCGCGCCCGAGCATCCGCTCGTCAGCGCTTCTGTCGGCGCGCAACAATCGAACAGCTGCCAGCTCGCCAATGGCATCACCCACGTGATCAACCTGCAGTTCGACAATGTGCACCTCACCAGGGACGCCGCGGGTATCCCAAGCGATCTGGAGCAGATGCCCAACCTCTACAACTTCTTGCAGCAGAACGGCGTGGTGATGGCGAACGCCCACGATGTCCTGGTGCACACGGCGACGAACTTCATCTCGAACCAGACCGGCTTGTATCCGGACCGCACGGCCATCACGCAGTCGAATTCGTTCAACTACTACGACTCGGCCGGCAACACGCATCCCGGTGTTTCGTTCGCGTATTGGACAGCCCCGGTGTACGACTACACCGGCGCGAACGCCGACACCAACTACAACCTGCAATACACGGCGGACCGTTCCAACGTGCCGAACTCGAGCAATGTCAACGTGCCTGCGCCGTGGGTTCCATACACGCGTGCCGGCTGCAACGTCGGCGAGATCGGCATGAGCAACACGGTGCTCGAGAACATCGCCACGGACATCCCGACCGTGTTCGGTGTTAACTCGCCGCAACAGGCAGAGGCCACCGCAAATCCGACCAAGGCAACGGCCGATTTCGTCGGCTACGCAGTGCACTGTTCTGCGGCGTCTTCGACGTGCGCGAACGGTCAGACAGACGCACTTCCAGACGAGCCCGGGGGTTACACCGGCTACAAGGCCCTGTTCGGAAATGCCGAGATTCAGCCTCAGATCAGTCCCTCAGGGCCGGTCACTGCACTGAACGGCACGCCGATCACCGATGCGAAGGGCAACGCCGGGTTCCCCGGCTTCGATTCGGAGACGGCGACAAACTCGCTCGGCTACGCCGCGCAGATGCTGGAGAACGGAGTGCAAGTGGCGAACGTGTACCTGTCCGACCTGCACAGCGACCACACCAGCGCGAGCACCGGCGACCTCGGCCCCGGCTCGCAGACATACGAGCAGCAGTTGAGCGACTACAACACCGCATTCGGCCAGTTCCTGACCCGACTCGCCAACGACGGAATCACGCCGAAGAACACCTTGTTCGCCGTGACCACCGACGAGGGCGACCACTTCTCAGGTAGCGCCGCCACCCCGGCAGGCTGCACGGGACTGAACGGCAATTACTGCAGCTACACCACCCGGTCGGAGGTGAATGTCAACCTGCGCGGCCTGTTGGCCACGCAGAAGTCCAACACGACGCCGTACGCGATCCACTCCGACCCGGCCCCGGCCCTGTGGCTGCAAGGCAATCCGGCCCCGGCCGACCCGGCGGTGCGCACGCTCGCTCGCGATATCAGCGGGCTTTCGATCGCCAACCCGCTGACCGGCGCGACGGACAAAGTGGCCACGTTCATGGCCGACCCGGTCGAAGAGAAGATCCTGCACTTCGTCAGTTCGGACGCCCCACGAACTCCGAGCCTGACCCTGTTCTCTGGAGAAGACGAGTACATCGGCGGTGGCGCGGCGAACTGCAGCCTCTCGTGTGTGTACACGTCGAACGGCTTCGCGTGGAACCACGGCGGGATCTGGCCGGATATGCAGAACATCTGGGCAGGTTACGTGGGACCGGGTATCTCTGCGCGTGGCATCAACACCAGCGTGTGGACTGACCAGGTCGACGTTCGGCCGACGACGCTCGCATTGACCGGGCTGCGCGACGACTACGCAGATGACGGTCGGGTGCTGGTCGAGATCGCCGCACCGAACGCGTTGCCGCAGGCACTGCGTGCCCACCACAACTCGGTGCTTCAGCTCGGCGAGGCGTACAAGCAACTGCTCGGCGCAGACGGCCAGTTCGCGGAGGACACGCTGGCTGCTTCGACGAAGGGCCTGGCAAGCGGCAGCACTGCCAGCGACGGTCAATATCAGGCGACCGAAGCCGCCCTTGCCCAGTTGGGCAGCCAACGCGATCAGCTCGCCGATCAGATCGGCAGCCAGTTGCTCGGTGCCGCGTTCGGCGGAAAGCAGATCAACGAGCAGCGCGCGGGCGCTCAACTCGCGCAAGCCCACCAGTTGCTGCAGGCCGCGCAAACGCTGGCATCAGCTGGCTGA
- a CDS encoding PH domain-containing protein, which produces MSSDTPIPELAPIPEPAPGHDAAPWHRLNPRMLLVHPIRELIRYLPLLVIALVAGSVGGEPWWTYVISGLGIVVGILRWFTTTFRITSTHVEVRRGLLNRRTLSVPRDRIRSVDVDATLLHRLFGVAIVKVGTSASHGQDGLDFDAVAATDVPALRAELLRMSALQSGGTDAPPRPANLSHWRLSWARYAPFTLVGVGSLIAVAVFALQIQFFDGGLPLRVPVIRDGVNTLARVPTLPLVLWGALVLIVAASVVALVRYVLSYSGFALTRSDSRTLHIGHGLLRTRQATLDERRLRGVSIGQPLSLRLVGAASAHAIMTGLGRERGGEAIIEPPGPSEEAFRVADAVLGTDAPLRAELAAHGPRAHWRRYTRAASALAILAAAVAVAQLLGYVLTPVWWLFVVLAPFFAYLAADRFRGLGHAVLPGWLVTRSGSLARKHVVLETAGIIGWTVRRSIFQRRAGLATLIATTAAGKHKYEIPDLPMDQVWPLIESISVTPAEH; this is translated from the coding sequence ATGAGCAGTGACACCCCCATCCCTGAGCTCGCCCCGATCCCTGAGCCCGCCCCCGGTCATGATGCAGCTCCCTGGCACCGACTGAACCCGCGGATGCTGTTGGTGCACCCGATCAGGGAGCTGATCAGATATCTGCCCCTGCTGGTGATCGCGCTTGTGGCAGGCAGCGTCGGCGGTGAACCCTGGTGGACCTACGTGATCTCGGGATTGGGCATTGTCGTCGGCATTCTGCGCTGGTTCACGACGACGTTCCGCATCACCAGCACGCATGTCGAGGTGCGGCGCGGTCTGCTCAACCGCCGCACGCTTTCGGTGCCGCGCGATCGCATCCGCAGCGTCGACGTTGATGCCACCCTGCTGCACAGGCTGTTCGGCGTCGCGATCGTGAAGGTCGGCACCAGCGCCTCCCACGGGCAGGACGGCCTTGATTTCGATGCTGTCGCTGCAACGGACGTTCCCGCGTTGCGGGCGGAGCTGCTGCGGATGTCTGCTTTGCAGTCTGGCGGTACGGATGCCCCGCCCCGGCCCGCCAACCTCAGTCACTGGCGCCTGTCGTGGGCGCGCTACGCGCCGTTCACACTCGTCGGTGTCGGCTCGCTCATTGCCGTCGCAGTCTTTGCGCTGCAGATCCAATTCTTCGACGGCGGGCTGCCGCTGCGCGTGCCCGTCATCCGCGACGGTGTCAACACACTCGCACGCGTTCCGACACTGCCGCTTGTGCTCTGGGGAGCGTTGGTGCTCATTGTCGCGGCATCGGTGGTAGCCCTCGTGCGTTACGTGCTCAGCTATTCCGGCTTCGCCCTGACCCGCTCCGATTCGCGCACCCTGCACATCGGTCACGGCCTGTTGCGCACCCGGCAGGCGACCCTCGACGAACGCCGCTTGCGTGGAGTCTCCATCGGGCAACCGCTGTCGCTGCGGTTGGTTGGCGCCGCATCCGCACATGCGATCATGACCGGGCTCGGCCGGGAGCGCGGAGGGGAGGCGATCATCGAACCGCCCGGGCCGTCGGAGGAGGCCTTCCGGGTCGCCGATGCCGTGCTCGGTACGGATGCCCCGCTTCGCGCCGAACTGGCAGCCCATGGACCCCGCGCCCACTGGCGCCGCTACACGCGCGCAGCGTCGGCGCTGGCGATCCTCGCCGCCGCTGTCGCTGTGGCGCAACTGCTCGGCTACGTGCTGACACCGGTCTGGTGGCTGTTCGTTGTGCTCGCCCCGTTCTTCGCATACCTGGCGGCTGATCGCTTTCGCGGGCTCGGACACGCCGTGCTCCCGGGCTGGCTCGTGACACGCAGCGGTTCGCTCGCCCGCAAACATGTGGTGCTGGAGACCGCCGGCATCATCGGCTGGACGGTTCGTCGCAGCATCTTCCAGCGTCGTGCGGGGCTCGCCACGTTAATCGCGACGACTGCAGCCGGCAAACACAAGTACGAGATCCCCGATCTGCCGATGGATCAGGTATGGCCGCTGATCGAGTCGATCTCGGTCACGCCGGCGGAGCACTGA
- a CDS encoding PH domain-containing protein, producing MNTGQPTVARLVQEPTGVPSTRAIAFWAWNAIVGWVVFVLIQLAWMLFANAWTSPPHLVGLAATFVVAVVHVSVMPRWRYRIHRWEITDDAVFVRSGWLTQETRVAPIARLQTVDSRRGVLHRIYGLTTVIVTTASSAGALSIHALDDSVAREIVATLAEAAQQSREDAT from the coding sequence ATGAACACCGGCCAACCCACCGTCGCTCGATTGGTTCAGGAACCCACCGGCGTTCCCTCCACGCGGGCGATCGCGTTCTGGGCCTGGAACGCGATCGTCGGGTGGGTGGTGTTCGTGTTGATCCAGCTGGCCTGGATGCTGTTCGCTAACGCGTGGACGTCGCCACCGCATCTCGTCGGGCTGGCCGCCACGTTTGTCGTCGCGGTCGTGCATGTCAGCGTGATGCCCCGCTGGAGATATCGCATCCATCGATGGGAGATTACGGACGACGCGGTCTTCGTGCGAAGCGGCTGGCTCACTCAGGAGACCCGCGTTGCGCCGATCGCCCGACTGCAGACCGTGGATTCACGACGCGGAGTTTTGCACCGCATTTACGGGCTGACCACGGTCATCGTCACGACTGCATCGTCGGCGGGTGCACTGAGCATTCACGCGCTGGACGACTCGGTTGCCCGTGAGATCGTCGCGACCCTCGCCGAAGCCGCTCAGCAGAGTAGAGAAGACGCGACATGA
- a CDS encoding Clp protease N-terminal domain-containing protein, with amino-acid sequence MRDDPNPGTPDNEAPKNGRGNDRASGGDAVEAQLFRRLHPVFIRAVDEATRRGSATVEAEHLLLAVTLEGRGAVSEALGESGLNYDMLDAALRDERARSLAVAGVTAPDVTLLTATPRRNRPGWGASAREALRRGHAGAQRNATGHGAVGHRASGRGAAGQATAGHGIGGHDRRRRMAEVDILVGILRAELGTVPRALAFAGVDRDALIDRLQQL; translated from the coding sequence ATGCGTGATGACCCGAACCCCGGAACACCGGACAACGAAGCACCGAAGAACGGGCGCGGCAACGATCGCGCGAGCGGCGGCGACGCCGTTGAGGCTCAATTGTTCCGTCGGCTGCACCCTGTATTCATCCGAGCGGTCGACGAGGCGACACGACGCGGCTCCGCAACAGTCGAGGCCGAACACCTGCTGCTCGCAGTCACCCTGGAAGGTCGCGGCGCGGTGTCCGAAGCACTCGGCGAAAGCGGCTTGAACTACGACATGCTCGATGCTGCGTTACGTGATGAGCGCGCGCGCAGCCTTGCCGTCGCCGGTGTGACAGCACCGGATGTGACACTGCTGACGGCGACACCGCGCCGGAATCGGCCGGGCTGGGGTGCATCCGCTCGAGAGGCGTTGCGGCGGGGGCACGCGGGCGCGCAGAGAAATGCGACCGGGCACGGCGCGGTCGGCCACCGGGCATCCGGTCGTGGCGCAGCCGGCCAGGCGACGGCAGGTCACGGCATTGGAGGCCACGATCGACGACGCCGGATGGCCGAGGTCGACATTCTCGTCGGCATCCTGCGAGCAGAGCTCGGCACCGTTCCGCGAGCGCTCGCGTTCGCCGGCGTCGACCGCGACGCACTCATCGACCGCTTGCAGCAGCTCTAG